The genomic window gagcagctgaaaacCCTCAGTGTTTACTCGGTAGGTTTTTctatttattaatttactttaaaatatttagtttatatCTTATCCGTTTACAGTCCAGCTTCACTGTAGTCCCATGCTGTACAGTATGATGTCTACGTTTCAATACTACTTTTGCACACAGAAATatgtatttcagtgttttaaaataaaaatgtattgtttcaAACAAGCTATTATTTTTTGTATGGAGATCACGGTGAAACATCTGTGACGTTTTCTGTCAGGTGGTCTGCGTTTGATTAAAGTGGTTTAATCTTCCAAAAACGTTTTGTTTATTGGACTCATTTTTATCGTATCCATGTAGGTGACTTTGTGACAGAGTTCTTTAAGCTCTGCTGCAGGAAGGAGTCAGTGGAAGAGGTTTTAGGACGAGGATTTGCTGAAGAAGAAGGCCAAGGTCAGTTTTCCTGCCTTATATTTAGAACTTTATTAAAGGTGTGGTTACTTGAGCAAAAAATTTCCTAACATAAGCAAGATTTTTACTGTATGGTGATAGAATAAAGAAATACTGGTACCACTTTATAATAAGGGTGCCTTTTTATAAGGTTTTTTTGCTTAATCatgagtttgtaaacactttaatAAGCATTAATatgcatttataaaacagttaaaaaagaccattcaaacactgaagcaggctcactatttggcaaAATCAAGTGCTGTACTTTTCttcattcaggtttttatttgtttctcggtttactttaaaaaaaaaacagacttcatCAGAAAGATATTCTTAAATTACTAATGAATAGTTGATAATGCAGTTATTAAgctgtaaacatttaataagCAGTTACAGGGCAATAGCTGAAAAGGACAATACTGATTTGTTTCTTGCTACATAGCGAGCCAACATCTTCATTCTCACTGTTTACCTGTATTGTTCATAAGTTAGATGTTAAATAGCAAACATTTGTCAGCATTTGCTGATATAAAGGTTGCTTTGACATGTAaagatatttagtttttagagATGAACTAAAACAATGACCTTTacttgaatgaatgaataaaagtaaagCACTTGATTTGCGTTTAATAGTGAATGATGTTTAGTAACAGTTTTATGAATGCTTTTCAAAGGGTTTACAAATCCATGAATAACCGGTTTATAAAGCAGTACTAAATCATAACGATACCCTGATTGTAAAGTGGTaccaaaatactttttattcacaaagtcATACAGTTTTCAGACTGGTTGTTGCTTATTGTCGTATTGttctatcattttttttccccctgcagaAAATAATGACATCAGCTCTGCTTTGTCCAAACTCACGGAGCCAGCAGCTACCGTACCTTTAACCAAACTGTCCGTCTCCAGTATGGTGCACAGCGCCAGAAAACACATCCACCGCCGTAGGCACATCGATGAGTCACCACTTAACATCGAGATCCTCAATTCAGTCCTCTTGGTATGGATTACATacgttttatttcagtgttaaTTGCTGAAATGTCAGTGTAATTTTCAGGGCTTGAAATGAAGACCACTCATCTGACAACCTATCTGGttaggcccccttcacacttgATCTTGACCCCACTACGACAAAAAACATCAAGCAGAacgtggatggtctttgcaggttCTTGGCGAGGTCTTCAGGGGGACATTAAGATCACTGCGGGCTCCTTATTGCAAGTTATTGTCGCCAACGTCACAATGATTGAGCATGCAGAACACTTCTCTGGCAAGGTGGAAGCATATTGAGGACCTGGGTGGAACATCGGGGAGCGTATCGTCTTGCTGCTGAGTGgtgtttcctcctccacagcAAGGCTGAAACCGTCTGCGTGGTTAGGCCTGAGTATTTGGGACTTCAGAGCATAGCAAGGTTGTCATCTAGTGTGAAGGGGCTTTTAATAGACATTCCTTCAAAAGACACATTTGTGTCACACTTGAATTTAGTGTTGACAAGATTATCCAGAAACCATGTTCTTCAGTAGGTAATATAAcgtataatttgtttttgtgtgtgtgtttatttatgtgtacAACCTCATATATTACTATGTTTAATTcatgtaatttttttcagtATCTGTTCCCAGATGCTGCTGTGGAGAAGTCATCAGACAGTAAGTCCAAAACAGCCCAGTCAAGCTTCCCGAAGACACCCGAGTCAGAGAAAACCCCTGAAGATGTATGTTTGACCACCTCTACACTCTTACTTCTCATTCATACCTGACAATAACATGTGTCCTGGCTGATCCAATCACAGATGGACAGCTCTGAGTACAAGTATTTAGACCTGTACTTTGTACCTACAAagcatttttagtgttttagtgaGTTAACTTCCGCTTCAGTTCTTACCTGAGGTCTGTTACTGCGGAAATTGGTGTTCCAGAGCAGGCTAGGTTTTTGGATGAAGGATTAGACATGTCAACACACCATCTCTCAACCAAACCAgtcgtttaaaaaaaacaaaagaaataaagtcatCGGTGGAGATCAGTGGGGGTTtgttatatttaacatttaaaaactgtcttcACGAAAGACTTCAGCAGAGCTGAATACTTACTGTATGTTACAGAGAACAGATGGCCACTCCAAAGTTGGttcataaaaatagtttttattcaaaaaaataattaaaataaatacttctaaagaaaaaaagatttcttgttgttttataataaaaatgagagTCTGAGCACAGAACTTAATGTATTCGCCAAACTGTCCGTCTGTATgtttatgttcattttcacacacatatggtaaaatgtttgaaagccTGACTAAGGTCGTGGGTTAGCTGTAACATTTGTAATGGAACATTATAGAAACCGGCTGACAAAAAgtaacttgtttaaaataaacccacACACTGGACTGAGCCGTTTTCATCTTTGTTcatcatttagtttaaaacggtataaaaacaaaatgaagttcTGACTTTCACATCTCAGTAAATAAGACCTGCAGAATATTAATTCAATTTTAAAAGAGTAATGGTGAGATCTGCTCATGCTTTACTGCTGTGGCAGTGGTATTGGTAGGCCTGTTAACTGAGTTTGTGCATTCGCCAGCTTTTTAGTTTAGCTGGCTTTCCTTCCACCTTATTGACTGTGATTGGTCCCCTGATGCAGCTCCACCTATTTTATATAAACCtacacagataaataaatgtaaacaatccTACAACCTGCTGGCCCCCAGCAGATtgactgatgtttctgtaaaacactCTGAACTCAAAAATTACTCAGAAATGAACATCTCTAGACATGCCTGCGTTTAATTTACAGTGCATCCGTCTTATGTACACGTATGCACCGAGTTTCTATATTACTTTTTGAATCTCTTTATACATGTTGGCAAATTCCAGGCATGGTCTTTTTATGATCATTTTCCAAGTCGTcttatattgtattttatttccagctttttttaattatttggagtCTTTAGTTGGTTGTTGACCTATTTGGGCTTCTTTTACTTTAGAACCTGTTTCTTCAGCTGAAGTCAGCACCCACCGACAGTCTGACCTACCGGTTAGCGTTATGTCTCTGCATGGTCAACTACAGCTACAGCGGCTTGCCAGCTGTTGCTCACCTTTGGCAAGAGTTTGTTCTGGAGTTGCGTTATCGCTGGGAAAACAACTATCTCATCTACGGGTTGGTACGATTTATCTGCATAGCTTCACATGAATAGTTTAATGTTGTAATACTCTGTCATAGGATTTTGATGCAAGTCTTGTATGGGTTTGGGATTTATGTGATTTGCAATTTTTGTCATAAACTGTTGGCTATGTAAGGATAGAAATTACAAAGTAAATACATCTAGAATATCAAACATCTGTGAAGTTATGTTCTGTATTGCCTGATCTCTAGGTTGGCTGGTGGACCTCCTGATCTTCGCTGTTGTCTTCTGCATCAGAAGTTCCAGGTACCGCAAATTCTAAAACGTTCAGGATaattagacattttttattagaaaattctgaaaaaaaaggcaaaatataaACGAGGCAACAAGCGCACCGCCTCGTTCTGGTTTGGTGAAGCAGCTGAGCTTAAAGGCAACGTTCCCAAATCATTGGTCCATCTGCAActactgaggtggttcaggcatgaACATGACCCAccgggaggagaccccgggccagacccagaactcactggaagAGATATATATCCTCTTGGGCCTGTTGCATTCGTGATCCGAGTAGAGAAAGATGGATGGTTGGAAAATAGACAACATGTGTGGAACACACTGTATATTTTTCCATCCTTtgttataaattaataaaagggAAGATTCAGCTGCTTCATCTCTGcatttctctctccttttttttctcagacttGGACCTCTAGCTATAATAAGAGACAGTCTGTTTATTACATCTTACTGATTTTACACAATGATCCATTGCACAttaacagacacagaaacagtgCTATCTATATTTTGAAGACCGTTTGAAATTCCAGAAATAACCATTCTCAGTGGAGGTGGACCCTGTTTACGTCCTGTCAAACCTCCTCCATCCAGCATGGTAGTTTCAGTGTAAAAGCCTCTTTGGATGACTCATCAGATTGTACCTCCTTTGGCAGGTGGCAAGTCACACTAAGACCACAGGCTGCctgtaaaacctttattttctaTTTCCTTTTGGATGCATTTTTAGGCTTTCTAGTCTCGTCACAACTCTACAGTCTCAAaatatggggggaaaaaaaatcacgcttctgtttctgctcaggaATGATCtcattttttatccattttacttttgtttttgttgcttgttgGACGatcaacagaaaaatacacGAACGGTTGTATCTTTTCTAGAAAACTGTAAGTcacaataatataataataatggaCAGTAATGAGAAGAGGATTACAcctttgttcatttgtctgtgtctAAAAGCGAACGTTGTTGGTTTTTAGATGCTGAACTGCTGTATTGAGAGGAAGAGGGCCAGAGACGAAGCTCACAGGGAGGGGTGCAAGGACAAAGGAAAAGGAGCTGTGTCCGGTTCAACAAGAGAGGTGTCTCAGGGGAAGCTCCGGGATTCAGCAAGTGACAGCGAGGAAGAGTTCTTCGAGTGCTTAAGTGaccaggaggagatggaggctTCACAGTCTGAGGGGGGAAAGGAAGGCGGTAAAGGCAAAGCAGAAGGCAGGCTGCACCCCTACAACAACATGACTCTGCTAAACTCTGCAGAGCCTCTTTATGTTCCTGTAACTCAGGTATATTGTCTCTGTCTCACTGATTAACACTCTTCTGTAAGTCTTTAGGGGGATTAGAGTGAATTTATGAAGAAACTTTGAAGGCTGTCGGTGCAGCTCCTGCTCTTCCATCAGCTTTCTTCTGTAAAGTCCATAAATAATTTAGAAACTACTTTAGTAATAATCAGACAAAATgctaatgttttgatgtataaactgtacagCACTGTGAAAATAAGAAAGTGTTGGAAAATTCAGACAGCTTAAAAgttagtgtgtgacatcatctcACTCAAGTTGAACATAATTTCCCAAAATCgtaaaacttaaactgtaatTGAGTAATAAGCTTTAAAgacatcaaaatgccagttcagtcatgttaAATCTCACTTTCTGTGACcctcttttactttaaatgatgtttcagCTGTGAAGCATGTCTGAGCTGTGGAACTCCAGAGAGGACTAGGTTTTACCACAGATTTAATAAATTTCataatttatttgacttttttgtcaattttgtcTTCACTGTGTGATGTACTGCTACCAGAAGTCtgagcacactattcctgagcCGAGTGTTTTTATGGCAGGGTTTCTAACtaccaaaaaagagaaatggtgagctaaaaattgggatggaaacatttaattaaattttaagcTGAATAGTAATGATGGTAGTTTTAATGCTTATGCATTGTCACTAATAAAAATCAACggaacgctacattagctaattGTATTGCCCCTTTGCCTTGTGCTGCAGGTGATGATTAGTTGGTGTTTGTGCTTCATTCTTAGGAACCTGCTCCCATGACAGAGGATCAGCTGGAAGAACAGTCCGAAATTCTGGCCAAACTTGGCACATCAGCAGAAGGGACTCACCTCCGTGCTCGGATGCAGAGTGCATGCCTGGTTTCAGACATGGAGTCTTTCAAGGTAAGACAGGCGCACCAACACTTTGCAGACATTTACCTGCAGTTCTTGTCAAACTGCAAGGCCGggaagaaatagtttatttattttatttacaaaaccttTCCCCAAAGAAACACATTATCCCATcggttccttcaaaaacattcttctctgaaatctacttcaacATACcggctctgtttttgtctttatatgctacttttagcttgtagctacttTCTTGCTAagtttagctgttagctacagTTTTTCTAATATTAGTGTTGAACTTCAGCTTTGCTCCATTAAGTGTTCAGCTTTGGTTTTGcagatttagcttttagcttgttttaactCTAACAATttattcttcaacaaatttcagtaaagtcattcaACACTCAGCATCTACGCtgcattttctcaaaaacatgcCATCGTTGTAGCTTCGTGTAAACTAAACTATGAGTTGGTGGTACAAGCTATTAAAATATGTTGAGTTCTGCCACGCAAAATGTGTACAATTTCCAGGATTTCATCAGTATCTGGCCACAAAGGTATTCAGCAGGAACATGTGATTTCTCACATTACTTTATAGTGTTGGGAATAATCACAATAAACAAACTCTCCTAGTTTATAAACACAACTGCAACTTTATTAAAGACACAGCAGCAACTTAACgtccttaaaaaaacatgaaggaaaCAATCTGgaagaaaagctgctgctggctTTTTACCTATCAGAAAACACATTGATAGATTTGAGCGCATCAAATGATACAAAAAGGAGCATCACTGAGCTGAATCCTGTTTCCTCCCCTCAGCCATGAGAGCTGTTCATGAAACTTTTCTTCTCCCTTCACAGGCAGCCAACCCTGGTTGTGTTCTGGAGGACTTTGTGCGCTGGTACTCGCCAAGGGATTACGTAGAGAAGGAGGAGGTCGATGAAAAGGGGAATAAAGTTGTGACCGGAGAGCTGAGTGCAAGAATGAAAATCCCAGGCAACATGTGGGTGGAGGCATGGGACATAGCCAGGGTTACACCTGCACGCCGCCAGAGGAGACTCTTTGATGACACTAAGGAGGCAGAAAAGGTATTTGTTTAGCAATCAACGAACAATAGAGTGATAGTTGACACTAgaaattaaatggtaaatggcttgcacttgtatagcgctttatctagtccaatgACCCCAAAGCACTTTCACACATTCAtataagctacattgtagccacagctgccctggggcgggctgacagaagtgaggctgccatcacaccggcgccaccgagccctctgaccaccaccagtaggcaaggcgggtgaagtgtcttacccaaggacacaacggctgagactgacagagcaGGGCCTTGAATCAGCAatcctccggttacaggacgaacccttacttcctgagccactgccgccccgtAGGAAAATCAATTAATTAGGAAGTTACGAATCaaaagaagttttatttgtcatcattcaaatcagtttttcagagtcctgacctcagaTCTGCATATGTCACTTATTTCCATGTTCCAGTACCTCTGATTCTGAAAATGATGATGacttaaaatgcttttttaaaaaccctgcACAGCCCAAGaattacttgttttttaatttagctgttATAATTCAATTTAGTTATTCACACGGTGccattttataacaaaaaataacGGGCCCCATTCAAAGCTACTTGCATACACTCCAGTTCAGTTTCGATGAATTTTAATCCAGTACACTGAGGCATGAATCCACCAAAGGACTTCATAACTTTTGcaatactaataataattttgtgCATCCATTTAATTCACAAAGCCTGCCAGCCAAAACAGTGTTGCTGAAAACAAGCCGAGTGGAAactaatttgtgtgtgtgtttaggtgttTCATTACTTGGCGATGCAGAAACCTGGTGACCTGGCTCGTCATTTGCTCCCCTGTTTGCTCCATGCTGCTATTCAGAAGTTGAAACAGGAAggtgagacttttttttttttttttttgcttcctaaATTTGTTGACAGAATATCTGCCTGATTTCCATCATTTCTGGAATGGCTGTGAAGatgaagcaacaacaaaagaaggTTTTCTAAATCTCagtaatgtttcagttttttgaattatttggaCTTTTGTTTAGCATTCTTTAAAAGCCACTCCGGTCTTAATATCTACTGGAGGAAAAGAAATTCACAACTTTACAGCCTTGTACAAAAGTTAGTTTGGACTTTTTCGCgaaaatcaatttttttgtaCTAATGTACCGAAAGAGGGTGTTGAACTCATACGTTTTTATAACAAGTCTTGAAGTTCTGCCTAATACCAGCTATTGTTGCTCTTACTGATGGATTTGCGCAGCAGCTGCGATCCAACAGTTGTTCGTAGACTACGTTTCTGactcaaaaaagaaataaaactatcTGAGACTTTGTTTTAGCAGGAAAAGCGAATACAAGACAACTCACTCAGTAAGTTTTGTGTTAAAAGGTAGTTTGCCTTAAGTTTGTCCAACTACAGTTTCCTTCAAActataaatatattaaacaacaaaatggaaaatatgtaaCCAAAAAAGGGAAATGATTATCCTGTGTGAAGAACTATTTCTGAGTGAAGTTCTGAAAAGGTTATGAGTATTCCTGTTACAAGTATTCCTCCTACTCTGATCACCTATTTTCAGATGATTCATTCAGTCTGTGTTGTTCAtgtctcctttctttctttttcatttattttctttctaacaGACTCAAAAGGGAACACTACATCAGTTGAAAAAGACATTCAGCAAGCTACAAGTCAAGCCAACAAGCTGCTGCACAGTGTCAACTACGACTACAAGAAGTTAGAGGTCAGTGACCGCTAAAGGTTTTTTTccaagtggggttctgtgggacGGTTACAAACAActaatgtcttacctgctgtagatattgttgtggcagcaataaatgaatttccaggcaccgttagatgaaatcactcaagcaggtttatttatataatgtgcacagaatatagagagcattaaagacaatgaacaatcaatatcagagtcccaggtctgaacagggaagctccgaatcaaagctctcgccccccaagtcaacacaggtgcttttattaaagatattgaaatactggaccagaaggaggagttagggaaaggcaagtcagtctggttcccaagggaagaaaattcaacatcacttctataaacaagttcattctgtgagaacccatgggacttggaacagaagtcataacattatcaggacttataaacaacaggtgttaccctatagtaaattttgccattacaatagctctttgaatgacctgaGAACCAGACTGACGAGtcaacagctagtctgagcgaggccaagagcaaagtggatcgctgccacTTTAAATGAACtccttgttgttttataaaccttcacgtTGCCACCAGATTTACATTACATAGGTCAGGCCTATTCAACAAGTAGCCCACAGGCTCGATCAGGTCCAATATAAAATGTTGGACCCCACGAAGTTGCCAGAATCCCATACTGCTTTGTCTGAATATAATGCTAATAATATACTAATCAGAATTACTTCTATACCTTGAGCCTTATAATGAGCTGGCAGAAGTCTGCCTTTGTCATTAggcaaacaaagatcttgtctgttggagctcagaacatctgttggggatcagtcttgGACACCAccacacaaaatgtttaatcaGTATCTGTTtaactgactgagctacagccatttatgtgttaaAGTCAGTTGGATGTAGAGTCTGtgttaaatcaggttgacttacATGCATTGATGACTTTCTGGGAGTCTTATTAAAGTTCATCCtgtgatttatgaaatattttggtaacagacagacacacttcATCTTTCAGCAGCAGTCCATAATTATTGTCTATGGCCCTCCAACTCACAGTAATTTATATATTTGGCCCAATTGTAACAGAAGTTCAATAGCCCTGACAgatattccagcagaaatgttatgatGTTCCTGCTAATAGTTGCTCATgctgcactggaagtgttacagctagctgctgctgcgaTTACCACTTACCCATGTAAAGAATTGAGGCACTGAGGCTCCTTGGTTGTGAATCACTTATGCTAAGAAAGTCTCctatttttaagttaaaaaggtgatttttcatttattttattaagctCACACCAAACAAATGATATTCAAATAATAATGTTTCTAATtggtttagctgtaattagttatttcatgctaaAAGAAAGCTCATGTAACACCATAACCGTGTGCAGGGGAGTAGGCTGGACTTAAAGCCTCACATCATTAGTGttagactctggttccaaaaatacaacatggcagctggTGTAAACTGGTTCCTGCTACTTTCAGCTCCCAACTGATTTCT from Kryptolebias marmoratus isolate JLee-2015 linkage group LG17, ASM164957v2, whole genome shotgun sequence includes these protein-coding regions:
- the rab3gap1 gene encoding rab3 GTPase-activating protein catalytic subunit → MPADDDPESEVFEITDFTTASEWERFVSRVEEVLTDWKLTESSVERWSSEKGDYVNGTWEEECEDINFADYKFSITHFFLKEEFETEDVKDKSEEDTLPSAMQDLLCMHNDFPPRAHCLVRWYGLREFVVIVPGTNCEAIISESKCNLLLSSISISLANSGCQVPMFVQIQQKWRRIYAGECQGPGVRTDFEIVQLRKVPSQYNHLSGLLDIFKSKIGCNLLPLPPVDVAIRFTYILQDWQQHTWPQQPPDFDTLLGGEVGGVEFGNLPFGACEEPISELHLAATWPHLTEGTVVDNDVYSDLDPLQAPHWSVRVRAAENPQCLLGDFVTEFFKLCCRKESVEEVLGRGFAEEEGQENNDISSALSKLTEPAATVPLTKLSVSSMVHSARKHIHRRRHIDESPLNIEILNSVLLYLFPDAAVEKSSDSKSKTAQSSFPKTPESEKTPEDNLFLQLKSAPTDSLTYRLALCLCMVNYSYSGLPAVAHLWQEFVLELRYRWENNYLIYGLAGGPPDLRCCLLHQKFQMLNCCIERKRARDEAHREGCKDKGKGAVSGSTREVSQGKLRDSASDSEEEFFECLSDQEEMEASQSEGGKEGGKGKAEGRLHPYNNMTLLNSAEPLYVPVTQEPAPMTEDQLEEQSEILAKLGTSAEGTHLRARMQSACLVSDMESFKAANPGCVLEDFVRWYSPRDYVEKEEVDEKGNKVVTGELSARMKIPGNMWVEAWDIARVTPARRQRRLFDDTKEAEKVFHYLAMQKPGDLARHLLPCLLHAAIQKLKQEDSKGNTTSVEKDIQQATSQANKLLHSVNYDYKKLEDFIKQLVEMETVITRARSLRAKFAVNEDDHGDATDELEKFVSSLLEEPEVVVIGAGQGLIGRIIHRLFSSAQRAALLSPLDEDLEPDRKSSGESRKVPDFPPPAGREVLLRTCVPRPAPYSKALPQRLFCVLMKDEFRLAGAFSSDTSFF